One window of the Deltaproteobacteria bacterium genome contains the following:
- a CDS encoding aldo/keto reductase — translation MERMVIGRTGLEVYRLGFGGIPLQRASETQAVETVLHAIHLGVDFIDTSRAYTTSERRIGLALKQTDKKVTLASKSHSKTAEGARADLEISLKELQRDYMDLYQCHFVKDEVDYQKVISPGGALESLKKAKEEGLIGNIGITSHSLDVLDRSLDDGLFDTIMVCFSFLEPLAREKIIPKALGKNVGVIAMKPFSGGVIENARLALKYALSHSGILVIAGVEHKDLFEENWKVFQAGQPLTEEEKKEIEEIRQRYEKVFCRRCDYCQPCSEEIPIQAVLGIRSMVKRMGEGILQKGRHREAIDKARNCTACEVCKDRCPYQLPIPNLIEENLQWVDEQLKSSGSLPG, via the coding sequence ATGGAAAGAATGGTGATTGGGAGAACAGGACTTGAGGTGTATCGACTTGGATTCGGAGGAATTCCCCTTCAGCGGGCAAGCGAAACCCAGGCGGTAGAGACGGTTTTACATGCCATCCATCTGGGGGTTGATTTTATCGATACTTCCCGAGCCTACACCACCAGTGAGCGGCGAATTGGCCTGGCCCTGAAGCAAACGGATAAGAAAGTTACCTTGGCCTCCAAGTCCCATAGTAAAACAGCGGAAGGCGCTCGTGCCGATTTGGAGATAAGTCTGAAGGAACTCCAGAGGGACTATATGGACCTTTACCAATGTCACTTTGTGAAGGATGAGGTGGATTACCAAAAAGTGATTTCTCCAGGAGGCGCTCTGGAAAGTCTGAAGAAAGCAAAAGAAGAAGGTTTGATCGGCAATATCGGGATTACCAGCCACAGTCTGGATGTACTGGATCGTTCTCTCGATGATGGACTTTTCGATACTATCATGGTTTGCTTCAGCTTTCTTGAGCCTCTGGCCCGGGAAAAGATCATCCCCAAGGCCCTGGGGAAAAATGTGGGGGTGATCGCCATGAAGCCCTTTTCCGGGGGGGTTATCGAAAATGCCCGATTGGCCTTGAAATATGCCTTGTCCCACTCTGGGATTTTGGTGATTGCCGGGGTGGAGCACAAAGACCTCTTCGAAGAAAACTGGAAAGTCTTTCAAGCTGGCCAACCGTTGACGGAGGAGGAGAAAAAGGAGATTGAAGAAATACGCCAGCGCTATGAAAAGGTCTTTTGCCGGCGGTGCGATTACTGTCAACCCTGTTCAGAAGAGATTCCCATTCAGGCGGTACTGGGCATCCGCTCCATGGTCAAACGGATGGGGGAAGGGATTTTGCAGAAAGGCCGGCATCGGGAAGCCATCGATAAAGCCAGAAACTGCACCGCTTGTGAGGTGTGTAAGGATCGTTGTCCCTATCAACTTCCCATACCGAACCTGATTGAGGAAAATCTGCAGTGGGTGGATGAACAACTGAAGTCCTCTGGTTCTCTGCCAGGCTAA
- a CDS encoding DUF2268 domain-containing putative Zn-dependent protease (predicted Zn-dependent protease with a strongly conserved HExxH motif) has product MAVKPLYLNFFEFLGQIGKEDPWLAYQRLYIQPHLNFFEAYWKTFNHFDSPQIAARVRKIKEEDYGQLRSLVQSQDPAVLAEAALNRCRGTLLLNPEPLVYLFVGFFSADGTTLEVEGWPSIALGLERFKDFKDLPLLVSHEYCHCAQRSLLRNFFPPQERPLLFFIVAEGLSVLFSEVVYPEIPLHRHLFLTPERLQWCQENQEVLLELAGADLASEKLVPIFFGPGDANAGLPPRTGYFVARQMLGHCLTHHGAEDFGREFPGFEELFRKIIQESKIKLSQVEKR; this is encoded by the coding sequence ATGGCTGTAAAACCTCTCTATCTTAATTTTTTCGAATTTTTGGGCCAGATAGGAAAAGAAGATCCTTGGCTGGCCTATCAGCGGCTTTATATCCAACCTCATCTAAATTTTTTTGAAGCCTATTGGAAGACATTCAACCATTTTGACTCGCCGCAGATTGCCGCAAGGGTCAGAAAGATCAAAGAAGAAGATTATGGCCAGCTTAGATCGTTGGTTCAATCCCAGGATCCGGCGGTCTTGGCTGAGGCGGCCCTGAACCGGTGCCGGGGTACCCTGCTCCTGAATCCTGAGCCCTTGGTGTATCTCTTTGTAGGTTTCTTCAGCGCTGATGGCACAACCTTGGAAGTGGAAGGTTGGCCATCCATCGCTCTCGGGTTGGAGCGTTTTAAGGACTTTAAAGACCTTCCTCTCTTGGTCTCCCATGAATATTGCCATTGTGCCCAGCGTTCTCTCCTCAGAAATTTTTTTCCACCCCAAGAACGCCCGCTCCTCTTTTTTATCGTGGCCGAGGGACTTTCCGTTCTTTTTAGCGAAGTTGTTTACCCGGAGATCCCCTTGCACCGCCATCTGTTCTTAACGCCAGAGCGACTGCAATGGTGCCAGGAAAATCAGGAGGTACTGCTGGAGTTGGCCGGAGCCGATTTGGCTTCGGAAAAACTCGTTCCGATCTTTTTCGGACCTGGAGATGCCAATGCCGGCCTACCACCGCGCACAGGGTATTTTGTGGCCCGGCAGATGCTGGGACATTGCCTAACCCACCACGGAGCGGAAGATTTTGGCCGAGAATTTCCTGGTTTCGAAGAATTATTTCGTAAAATTATCCAAGAAAGCAAGATTAAACTTTCCCAGGTAGAAAAGAGGTAA
- a CDS encoding PD-(D/E)XK nuclease family protein encodes MTNLKNEFSWSKTRDETFKTCPRQYWFAYYGFWNGWLKDAPERTRQIYILKNLKNRQTWAGEKIHHCIQRSINNIRRGIKVLPVEEIISITLNRMRAEFRSSRAKNYWKKPKTCALFEHEYGVEVTDQQWKEMAQNVETCLRNFYASDIYIGLKSHGKDGWLEVEEFSSFHLDNININLAIDCAVQEGNSTIIYDWKTGKASSEDLSIQLACYAFYAMEKWNFPPDSLQVVEYNLPSNKANSFSVTMAEVEGIKGYIRGSVKDMQSLLKDPENNIPLPEEQFSKVENERVSLRCNFRKVCRI; translated from the coding sequence ATGACCAATCTCAAGAACGAGTTCTCCTGGTCCAAAACCAGGGATGAAACCTTCAAAACCTGCCCCAGACAGTACTGGTTTGCTTACTACGGCTTTTGGAATGGCTGGCTTAAGGATGCTCCAGAAAGAACCCGTCAAATTTACATCCTGAAGAACCTTAAAAACCGCCAAACCTGGGCGGGAGAGAAAATCCATCATTGCATCCAAAGAAGCATTAACAATATTCGAAGGGGAATCAAAGTCCTCCCTGTGGAGGAGATTATCTCCATTACCCTCAACCGGATGAGGGCTGAATTTCGGTCTTCAAGAGCGAAAAATTATTGGAAAAAACCAAAGACCTGTGCCCTCTTTGAGCATGAATACGGAGTAGAGGTCACCGATCAGCAGTGGAAAGAAATGGCCCAAAATGTCGAAACTTGCCTCAGAAACTTCTATGCTTCGGATATCTATATTGGCTTAAAATCCCATGGCAAAGACGGGTGGCTTGAAGTGGAGGAATTCTCTTCTTTTCATTTGGATAATATTAATATTAATTTAGCTATTGACTGTGCCGTACAGGAAGGGAATTCCACTATCATCTACGACTGGAAAACAGGGAAGGCCTCCTCAGAAGACTTATCCATCCAGCTTGCCTGTTATGCTTTTTATGCCATGGAAAAATGGAATTTCCCTCCAGACTCTCTACAGGTTGTCGAGTATAATCTCCCTTCCAATAAGGCCAACTCGTTTTCGGTGACCATGGCGGAAGTTGAAGGAATAAAGGGGTACATTCGGGGAAGTGTAAAGGATATGCAGTCCCTTTTAAAAGATCCCGAGAACAATATCCCATTGCCTGAGGAGCAATTCAGCAAAGTGGAGAATGAACGGGTAAGTCTCAGATGTAATTTTAGGAAAGTCTGCAGAATTTAG
- a CDS encoding SDR family NAD(P)-dependent oxidoreductase: protein MKLKGQTALITGASRGIGEAIARALAAEGAQVAITGRSAQELETLQKEFSGLGVRCESIVADLTQNGAVEQVWAQATQAFGHIDILMNNAGMGSSANPKSVVDYDDAFWETLLYVNLTVPYLFSKKALPSMIERRYGRIIMTASVNSKIGLLHGAAYAASKHGLLGLMRTLAIETAQQGITVNAICPGPVRTRMNNLRVEYEAKRLGISVAEFEASLTPIGRRLEPHEIAPLVVYLASREASVITGQAFNIDGGFLMV from the coding sequence ATGAAACTCAAAGGCCAAACCGCACTCATCACCGGGGCAAGCCGTGGCATCGGGGAAGCCATCGCCCGCGCTTTGGCAGCGGAAGGCGCGCAGGTTGCTATCACGGGACGCTCGGCACAGGAGTTGGAGACGCTGCAAAAAGAGTTTAGCGGGCTGGGCGTGCGATGCGAAAGTATCGTCGCCGATCTCACGCAAAACGGGGCCGTCGAGCAAGTGTGGGCGCAAGCGACGCAAGCGTTTGGACATATTGACATCCTCATGAACAACGCGGGCATGGGCAGCAGCGCCAACCCCAAATCCGTGGTAGATTACGACGACGCCTTCTGGGAGACGTTACTCTACGTCAACCTCACTGTGCCGTACCTCTTCTCGAAGAAAGCGTTACCCTCGATGATCGAGCGCAGGTATGGACGCATCATCATGACCGCGTCAGTCAACAGCAAGATTGGTTTGCTGCACGGCGCGGCCTATGCGGCGAGCAAGCACGGACTCTTGGGGCTGATGCGTACGTTGGCGATTGAGACGGCGCAGCAGGGCATCACCGTCAACGCCATTTGTCCTGGGCCGGTGCGCACACGCATGAACAATTTGCGCGTGGAGTATGAGGCGAAGCGTCTTGGCATATCCGTCGCGGAATTCGAGGCGAGCTTGACGCCGATTGGCCGCCGTCTCGAACCCCACGAAATTGCGCCGCTCGTCGTGTATCTCGCCAGCCGCGAAGCGTCCGTCATCACGGGACAGGCCTTCAATATTGATGGCGGGTTTTTGATGGTATGA
- a CDS encoding YggS family pyridoxal phosphate-dependent enzyme, producing the protein MSDIAENLKRVEERMDAAARRAGRNPEEIRLVAVSKTVATERVLQAIQAGVKILGENYVQEAKKKIENVGHNVGWHFIGHLQTNKAKMAVRLFDLIHSVDSFNLANELNRAAEQQGKVLPVLLQISLSGEATKFGASEKEIFRMAEEMSKMPALSGVGLMTMPPYFENPEDSRIYFIKLRKLGERLRQENIPRIVVNELSMGMSNDFEVAIEEGATLVRVGTAIFGPRLSP; encoded by the coding sequence GTGTCGGATATTGCGGAAAATTTAAAGCGAGTTGAGGAGCGAATGGACGCGGCCGCCAGGCGCGCCGGGAGGAATCCCGAGGAAATCCGCCTGGTGGCTGTCAGCAAAACCGTAGCAACGGAACGCGTGCTCCAGGCCATCCAGGCCGGAGTGAAAATATTGGGGGAAAATTACGTACAGGAGGCCAAGAAAAAAATCGAAAATGTGGGGCACAATGTGGGTTGGCATTTTATCGGTCACCTGCAAACCAACAAAGCCAAAATGGCTGTTCGCCTCTTCGATTTGATCCACTCCGTAGACAGCTTTAACCTGGCTAATGAACTGAACCGGGCAGCGGAACAGCAAGGGAAGGTCCTACCCGTTTTACTCCAAATCAGCCTGAGTGGAGAAGCGACCAAATTTGGAGCGTCCGAAAAAGAGATTTTCCGTATGGCTGAGGAAATGTCCAAAATGCCGGCTCTTTCGGGCGTAGGCCTTATGACCATGCCCCCTTACTTTGAAAATCCGGAAGATTCCCGAATTTATTTTATCAAGCTGAGAAAATTGGGGGAACGCTTAAGGCAAGAGAACATCCCCCGAATTGTAGTGAACGAACTTTCTATGGGGATGTCGAACGATTTTGAGGTGGCCATTGAAGAGGGAGCTACGTTGGTCCGGGTGGGAACAGCAATATTCGGCCCCCGGTTATCCCCATGA
- a CDS encoding Maf family protein, producing the protein MKREGNNVIILASASPRRQELLALLGIQFKMIPSQADESFFAGESPEEHVMRLARAKAEDVAAQNPSRWVLAADTVVEIDGKILGKPKDRSEAEEMLRLLSQREHRVLTGYCILNASSPQRKEGKVITWVKFKPLSAEEIHWYVGTGEPFDKAGGYAVQGKAAFMVQEVRGSYTNVVGLPLCEVIEDLRALGAGDFFATEGTEEQCLIAKNEKRKKPNG; encoded by the coding sequence ATGAAAAGAGAAGGCAATAACGTAATTATTTTAGCATCGGCTTCCCCCCGTAGGCAAGAACTCTTGGCCTTGTTAGGCATCCAATTCAAGATGATTCCCAGTCAAGCCGATGAAAGTTTTTTCGCAGGAGAATCGCCGGAGGAGCATGTCATGAGGCTGGCCCGAGCCAAGGCTGAAGATGTTGCCGCGCAAAATCCGAGTCGCTGGGTGTTGGCCGCGGACACGGTGGTGGAAATCGATGGGAAGATTTTGGGCAAGCCCAAAGATCGTTCGGAAGCAGAAGAAATGCTCCGGTTGCTCAGTCAGCGCGAACATCGCGTGCTCACCGGTTATTGTATCTTGAACGCATCGTCCCCGCAAAGAAAAGAAGGAAAAGTAATCACCTGGGTGAAATTCAAACCTCTCTCAGCAGAAGAGATTCACTGGTACGTGGGCACCGGTGAACCTTTCGATAAGGCAGGAGGCTATGCGGTTCAAGGAAAGGCCGCCTTTATGGTGCAAGAAGTCAGAGGTTCTTACACCAATGTAGTGGGTTTACCACTCTGTGAAGTCATCGAGGATTTACGGGCATTAGGGGCGGGTGATTTTTTTGCCACAGAGGGCACAGAGGAACAATGCTTAATAGCTAAAAACGAAAAACGTAAAAAACCAAATGGGTGA
- a CDS encoding CaiB/BaiF CoA-transferase family protein — protein sequence MKLPLGGIRVLELGHTVMGPTCGLVLADMGAEVIKIERAPRGDDTRRLLGYGQGFFPFYNRNKKSIVLDLKAPQGLEILKKLVLHSDVFIENFGPGTVDRLGLGYEELSKLNPRLIYCSLKGFMKGPYENRPALDEVVQMMGGLAYMTGPPGQPLRAGASVVDIMGGSYGVIGILVALYERQTTGKGQFVLASLYESTAFLMGQFRAYSAISGKPVSPMPKRLSSWAIYDIFKTKGGEDIFIGITSDKQWKSFCQTFGHLDLEADERLQSNNTRVEQRSWLIPELRKIFQEKTKEEIIQLCEKAGIPFAPIARPEDLFQDPQLNEGGSLVEILLPGGGRTKLPRIPVRLGAYDFGLRINPPAVGEGTRELLKSINISEEEIEQLKKEGVLVF from the coding sequence ATGAAACTCCCTCTCGGTGGAATCCGTGTTCTGGAGTTGGGTCATACGGTCATGGGACCGACCTGCGGCCTGGTGTTGGCCGATATGGGGGCAGAAGTGATCAAAATTGAAAGGGCTCCTCGGGGAGACGATACCCGCCGGCTCCTGGGTTATGGGCAGGGATTTTTCCCCTTCTACAACCGTAACAAAAAAAGCATTGTGCTTGATTTGAAAGCCCCCCAAGGGCTTGAAATTCTGAAAAAACTCGTGCTCCATTCGGATGTTTTTATTGAAAACTTCGGGCCGGGAACCGTAGATCGGTTGGGCTTGGGCTATGAAGAATTGTCCAAGTTAAATCCACGATTGATCTATTGTTCCCTGAAAGGTTTCATGAAAGGGCCTTACGAGAACCGGCCGGCCTTGGACGAAGTGGTTCAGATGATGGGCGGTCTAGCCTATATGACCGGACCTCCCGGGCAGCCCCTTCGGGCGGGAGCTTCGGTGGTGGATATTATGGGAGGGAGTTACGGGGTCATCGGCATCCTCGTAGCCCTCTACGAACGGCAGACAACAGGAAAAGGTCAGTTTGTCCTTGCTTCTCTGTATGAATCAACCGCTTTCCTGATGGGCCAGTTTAGGGCCTATTCCGCCATTTCTGGAAAGCCGGTTTCTCCGATGCCCAAACGGCTGAGTTCTTGGGCCATCTACGATATATTCAAAACCAAGGGAGGTGAAGATATTTTCATCGGCATTACCAGTGACAAACAGTGGAAGAGTTTTTGCCAGACCTTCGGCCATCTTGATTTAGAAGCGGATGAGCGGCTTCAATCCAACAACACCCGGGTTGAGCAGCGATCCTGGTTGATTCCTGAACTGAGGAAAATTTTTCAAGAAAAAACCAAGGAGGAAATCATCCAGCTGTGCGAGAAGGCGGGGATTCCTTTTGCCCCGATTGCCAGACCGGAAGACCTCTTTCAAGACCCGCAACTGAACGAAGGTGGAAGCCTTGTAGAAATTTTACTTCCCGGCGGAGGTCGGACCAAGCTTCCCCGCATCCCCGTTCGATTGGGCGCTTATGATTTTGGCCTACGCATCAATCCCCCCGCAGTAGGAGAAGGAACCCGTGAGCTTTTGAAATCCATCAATATTTCTGAGGAAGAAATCGAACAATTGAAAAAAGAAGGGGTTCTTGTCTTTTAA
- a CDS encoding ATP-dependent helicase has translation MLDYDGDLNPQQLAVVKAAGGPILVIAGAGSGKTRVVTYRVAYLIESGVDPSRILLLTFTNKAAREMLHRVEVLVPTAGGAGGRVWGGTFHHIGNRILRRHAPLVGYQPNYSILDRDDAKKLMNSCLSDLKINPRKSRFPKGEVIGSLWGLAVNTRKPIAEIVLERVPYFHGFLDDIQAVVERYRNRKRELNVMDFDDLLFYWETLLREHPEVRKRYNEQFQHLLVDEYQDTNRLQADVLDLLARQHGNIMVVGDDSQSIYSFRGANFANILTFPERYPGSKIYKLEVNYRSTPEILHLANTSIVHNRYQFPKELQTIRPPGSRPILVPVQDIMEQASFVAQKLEEINQQGVPLAQMAVLYRAHYHSMELQMELSRRRIPYEVRSGLRFFEQAHIKDVSSYLKITSNPLDELAWKRVLLLYPKIGKSTADKIWQMVLSGFLNPQTSMDAPEVLQKIPGRVRENWRLFSRTLSMLRDLEKTSGPGGMIDRVLQEGYESYLQSKYPDYESRMDDLRQLAAFAYRYSSCQDFLSELALLTSLEGESTPVRGRDENGTVKLSSVHQAKGLEWSVVFIIWLAEGRFPSVRSLLESGGEGEEEERRLFYVAITRARDELFLCYPRFAPDRGRREMIQRPSRFIAELSGVGYERFNPDEEGDDRW, from the coding sequence TTGCTGGACTACGATGGGGATCTGAATCCCCAGCAATTGGCCGTGGTCAAGGCTGCGGGGGGGCCCATATTAGTCATCGCCGGTGCGGGTAGCGGTAAAACCCGAGTCGTGACTTACCGGGTAGCTTATTTAATCGAGTCGGGTGTAGATCCCTCAAGGATTTTGTTACTCACGTTCACGAATAAAGCTGCCAGAGAAATGCTCCACCGGGTAGAAGTTCTTGTTCCAACCGCTGGAGGGGCAGGCGGGAGAGTATGGGGGGGAACCTTCCATCATATCGGCAACCGGATCCTCCGCCGGCACGCCCCATTAGTGGGGTATCAGCCCAACTATTCGATCCTTGACCGGGATGACGCCAAAAAATTGATGAATTCCTGCCTATCCGACCTGAAGATCAATCCCAGAAAGTCCCGATTTCCCAAAGGAGAAGTTATTGGAAGCCTTTGGGGGTTAGCGGTGAATACGCGCAAGCCAATCGCTGAGATTGTTTTAGAAAGGGTTCCCTATTTTCATGGCTTTTTGGATGACATCCAGGCTGTGGTTGAGCGCTATCGGAACCGGAAGCGAGAGCTAAATGTCATGGATTTCGATGACCTCCTTTTTTATTGGGAAACCCTCCTCCGGGAACATCCAGAAGTGCGGAAGCGTTATAATGAACAATTTCAACACCTTTTAGTCGATGAATACCAAGACACCAACCGCCTCCAGGCCGATGTTCTGGACCTTCTGGCCAGGCAGCATGGGAACATCATGGTAGTGGGCGATGATTCTCAGTCCATTTATTCTTTCCGGGGTGCCAACTTTGCCAACATCCTCACTTTTCCGGAGCGTTACCCAGGTTCGAAGATCTACAAACTGGAGGTGAATTACCGATCCACGCCTGAGATTTTACATCTGGCCAATACCAGCATCGTCCATAATCGCTACCAGTTCCCGAAAGAGTTGCAGACCATCCGCCCGCCAGGCTCCAGGCCTATTCTGGTTCCAGTTCAAGACATCATGGAACAGGCTTCTTTCGTGGCCCAAAAATTGGAGGAAATAAACCAACAGGGAGTCCCCCTGGCGCAAATGGCTGTTCTTTACCGGGCCCATTATCACTCCATGGAATTGCAGATGGAGTTAAGCCGGCGAAGAATTCCTTATGAAGTGCGGTCAGGTTTACGATTTTTCGAACAAGCCCACATCAAAGACGTGAGTTCCTACTTGAAAATCACCAGCAATCCCCTGGACGAACTGGCCTGGAAAAGGGTTCTTCTGCTTTATCCTAAGATCGGCAAAAGCACAGCCGATAAGATATGGCAGATGGTTCTTTCCGGCTTTTTGAATCCACAGACGTCTATGGATGCTCCAGAGGTGTTGCAGAAAATTCCCGGCCGGGTTCGGGAGAATTGGCGCCTGTTCAGCCGAACCCTGTCTATGCTTCGTGATCTCGAAAAGACCTCCGGCCCGGGGGGGATGATTGACCGGGTTCTGCAAGAAGGGTATGAATCCTATCTCCAGTCTAAATATCCTGACTATGAGTCCCGGATGGATGACCTGCGACAGCTTGCCGCTTTCGCTTACCGCTATTCCTCCTGTCAGGATTTTCTCAGCGAGTTGGCTCTCCTTACTTCCCTCGAGGGAGAATCCACGCCCGTTCGGGGAAGAGATGAAAATGGAACAGTAAAGCTCAGCTCTGTGCATCAGGCGAAGGGATTAGAATGGTCAGTGGTTTTTATCATCTGGTTGGCCGAAGGGCGGTTTCCCTCGGTACGGAGCCTGTTGGAATCAGGCGGGGAGGGGGAGGAAGAGGAGCGTAGACTTTTTTATGTGGCGATCACTCGGGCCCGGGATGAGCTTTTCCTCTGCTATCCGCGGTTTGCCCCTGACCGGGGAAGAAGGGAAATGATTCAACGGCCGTCTCGATTTATTGCCGAGCTCTCCGGCGTAGGGTATGAACGATTTAACCCGGATGAGGAGGGTGATGATCGGTGGTAA
- a CDS encoding secondary thiamine-phosphate synthase enzyme YjbQ — protein MPYQELTVRTHSRIELVDITAQIQKFIRENKVESGLLVLFVPHTTAALTINENADPSVQQDILAELNRLIPLAGPYQHTEGNSAAHIKSTVIGPSQTLFIEGGRLALGTWQGLFFCEFDGPRTRKVWAKIIPE, from the coding sequence ATGCCTTACCAGGAGCTAACCGTTCGCACTCATAGCCGGATCGAACTGGTGGACATCACAGCCCAGATTCAGAAATTCATCCGGGAGAATAAAGTGGAAAGTGGGCTTTTGGTCCTCTTTGTCCCCCACACAACAGCCGCCTTAACCATTAACGAGAATGCTGACCCCAGCGTTCAACAAGACATCCTTGCAGAACTCAACCGGCTTATCCCGCTTGCCGGTCCCTATCAGCATACGGAAGGGAATTCAGCCGCGCATATCAAATCTACCGTTATCGGCCCGTCCCAGACCCTTTTTATCGAGGGCGGGCGACTGGCCCTGGGAACCTGGCAGGGGCTGTTCTTCTGCGAATTCGATGGCCCGCGCACCCGGAAAGTTTGGGCCAAGATCATTCCGGAATAA
- a CDS encoding MFS transporter has product MKNKIPFSRRISQQVFYGWWIVLLGSLILAVGAGILSQAFTVFFLPLKRDLAVSSAAISLLYGAARLEGGAEGPLVGYLIDRFGPRVVIIVGATLSGIGLILLSLVHSFFSFFFIYIFIISLGFNAGFFHPVYAVVNSWFIRNRGLGFSITGAATNIGGMVMAPLLSYWILNFGWRTGAVLAGLIILIVVLPAAIPIHRTPEVLGLSPDGRSAQGSPLNASNPMRDGGAELNFTVGEALRTLNYWLLFFSITLRVLVTVALTIHFVPILVWQGMSEAASAYLISLFAFFAIITTLVSGWIGDRWNKSLLCSVGIIATVLGMLALMLSQSPAALYALPIGLAITMGTVPQNWALIGDFFGRRSYAILRGIVGIGTGLGTFLSPIYAGWIFDHSGSYYYVLLTFIVIHMGASSLFAILYHRSPQKGLPDL; this is encoded by the coding sequence ATGAAAAATAAAATCCCTTTTTCCAGACGGATCTCCCAGCAGGTTTTTTATGGATGGTGGATAGTTCTCCTCGGCTCTCTGATCCTGGCCGTAGGCGCAGGAATCCTTTCCCAAGCCTTTACGGTTTTTTTCCTGCCATTGAAGCGGGATCTGGCCGTAAGTAGTGCGGCCATCTCTCTCTTATACGGAGCTGCCCGCCTGGAAGGGGGTGCAGAAGGCCCCCTCGTTGGGTATTTGATCGACCGGTTTGGACCCCGGGTGGTGATTATTGTCGGGGCGACTTTGTCGGGAATTGGGCTCATTCTGCTTTCCCTGGTGCATAGCTTTTTCTCCTTTTTCTTTATCTATATTTTTATCATTTCTTTAGGGTTCAACGCCGGCTTTTTCCACCCTGTTTATGCCGTCGTAAACAGTTGGTTTATCCGCAACCGAGGGTTGGGGTTTTCCATCACCGGCGCCGCGACAAATATTGGCGGAATGGTTATGGCTCCTTTGCTTTCCTATTGGATCTTAAACTTTGGTTGGCGCACGGGGGCGGTCCTCGCCGGGCTGATCATTTTGATCGTGGTCCTCCCGGCCGCCATCCCCATCCACCGGACTCCTGAGGTTCTGGGGCTTTCGCCGGATGGTCGGTCTGCGCAAGGAAGCCCCCTAAACGCCTCCAACCCAATGCGAGATGGAGGCGCGGAATTAAACTTTACTGTTGGAGAAGCCTTGAGAACTTTAAATTACTGGTTATTATTTTTCAGCATCACCCTTCGGGTTCTTGTCACCGTCGCCTTAACGATTCATTTTGTCCCCATTCTGGTGTGGCAAGGAATGAGTGAAGCAGCGAGTGCCTATTTAATAAGTCTATTTGCCTTCTTCGCCATCATCACCACGCTGGTAAGCGGCTGGATAGGAGACCGATGGAACAAATCTCTTTTATGCAGCGTCGGTATCATTGCCACGGTCCTGGGAATGCTGGCCTTGATGCTAAGTCAATCACCGGCCGCTCTTTATGCCTTGCCCATCGGGCTGGCGATTACCATGGGAACCGTGCCCCAGAATTGGGCTTTGATTGGAGATTTTTTTGGACGCCGCAGCTATGCCATCTTGAGAGGGATCGTAGGAATCGGAACTGGCCTGGGAACTTTTTTATCCCCGATCTATGCCGGCTGGATCTTCGACCATAGCGGAAGTTATTATTATGTCCTTCTAACCTTCATCGTTATTCATATGGGGGCCTCATCGCTTTTTGCAATTCTTTACCACCGTTCCCCGCAGAAAGGTCTCCCGGATTTATGA
- a CDS encoding VOC family protein — translation MIINVNHTSFTVSDLDRSISFYRNFLGLELISLTGRDPAFSEKVTGIPGANLKIAYLQAPGHRLELIQYLSPSGEKLDCRTNNIGSAHLAFNVDNLPALYADLKAKGVQFKSKPLEVPAGPNKGTMAVYFTDPDGITLEFLQAPVVKT, via the coding sequence GTGATCATCAACGTCAACCATACCAGTTTTACAGTTAGCGACCTGGACCGATCTATATCCTTCTACCGTAATTTTCTGGGTTTAGAGCTTATTTCCTTAACCGGGAGGGACCCGGCTTTCTCGGAAAAAGTCACCGGGATACCAGGCGCGAACTTAAAAATTGCCTACCTACAGGCTCCTGGGCACCGCTTGGAATTGATCCAGTACCTCAGCCCGTCCGGGGAAAAGCTTGATTGTCGGACGAATAATATCGGCAGCGCTCATTTGGCTTTCAACGTCGATAATTTACCCGCCCTGTATGCAGACCTAAAGGCCAAAGGGGTCCAATTCAAATCAAAACCCCTTGAGGTTCCCGCCGGTCCTAACAAGGGTACCATGGCTGTGTATTTCACCGACCCGGATGGCATCACCCTGGAATTCCTCCAGGCCCCGGTTGTCAAAACGTAA